Proteins from one Sabethes cyaneus chromosome 2, idSabCyanKW18_F2, whole genome shotgun sequence genomic window:
- the LOC128734542 gene encoding transcriptional repressor p66-beta isoform X3: MERMEVDDTVVDLSVASGRDSLTITPATARDLRALTQNSGLTITPALPPATSTSSVSGSTSPIPGRRVLRPRTEPKSYAEVPDIVLLPAKVNGRSYNGAAAAALSESEDDDMPPVFPIKELTAAEIWERERGLRKLREELRSEETKLVLLKKLKQSQQVMMKENLIVTPSNPNMNNPLAAIPASLTKGSLSVTPTNAVPLPAHSKSSKAVTATPVNRGSPINITPVTKPPQRQPSLPGGATLTPSTPGQRHSIGLPRAGSNLTITPSVTITPTNAPSNSIKQRNVQSGQISNSVSITPAPPIPAQISCTTVEPISLKRDREINRDDSQTQAQRQAAAKLALRKQLEKTLLQIPPPKPPPPEMHFIPNPSNTEFVYLLGLEYVVDYLTKDKKQNPPQQPYRCAQCKIDFTPVWKWDKQGKRGNPTFQNSPGGKDLKVICEQCVTSNVKKALKAEHTNRLKTAFVKALQQEQEIEARLATQSSPSPVDIRPTPSSTPNLREQREMLLEQQQQQERQQAQERQQQREREQQQQQERQAAAQAQRQKEQQEQLRQQQLQQLQQQQLQQQIQQQQLQQLQQQQQQEQQQRHHQLQQQHAHLQQQPSKSKTPTPTPRPTPTPPSQQTPPPASSSRSSRHSATANAAAEAAAAQLTALAGLSGLGQLGALGNLGSLGNTTAAAAAMQAFQQQLFRGIQQGLSTGNLNNLQHMMQFSPLLYSYQLAMAQAAALSAAGSKSGNSASGAGSSNASAAAAAASLADMQRAMELQRQYLEMLPQSGPGSSNNRQSNWKS, encoded by the exons ATGGAACGGATGGAGGTTGACGATACTGTTGTGGACCTCAGTGTCGCTTCCGGCCGTGATTCTCTCACTATAACTCCGGCTACTGCTCGTGATTTGCGTGCTCTCACTCAAAATTCCGGTTTAACTATAACTCCCGCATTGCCTCCTGCTACTTCGACTTCATCGGTATCCGGAAGTACATCGCCAATTCCGGGACGGCGCGTACTACGACCCCGCACCGAGCCGAAATCATACGCCGAGGTTCCAGATATAGTACTTCTGCCCGCAAAAGTTAACGGGCGTTCTTACAATGGTGCTGCCGCAGCTGCTTTATCTGAATCGGAGGATGACGATATGCCACCGGTTTTTCCAATCAAGGAGCTCACGGCGGCCGAAATCTGGGAACGGGAACGAGGGCTGCGGAAACTTCGGGAAGAGTTACGCAGTGAGGAAACTAAGTTGGTGCTACTGAAAAAGCTAAAGCAATCTCAACAGGTCATGATGAAGGAAAATTTAATTGTAACGCCCAGCAATCCTAACATGAACAATCCATTAGCCGCAATTCCGGCTTCACTAACTAAAGGCTCGCTTAGTGTAACGCCAACGAACGCAGTTCCTTTACCGGCTCATTCAAAATCTTCCAAAGCTGTTACGGCAACTCCCGTAAA tCGCGGCTCACCGATCAATATTACTCCAGTAACAAAGCCACCACAACGACAGCCATCCCTACCAGGAGGAGCTACTCTTACACCGAGTACTCCAGGTCAACGTCATTCTATTGGATTACCCAGGGCAGGATCCAATCTAACTATAACACCGTCGGTCACCATCACTCCAACAAATGCCCCTTCCAATAGTATTAAGCAGCGTAAT GTACAGTCCGGCCAGATCAGCAATTCAGTATCCATCACACCGGCACCACCGATTCCTGCACAAATAAGCTGCACTACGGTGGAACCGATTTCGCTGAAA CGCGATCGTGAAATCAATAGAGATGACTCACAGACACAAGCTCAAAGACAGGCTGCCGCAAAATTGGCACTCAGGAAGCAGCTGGAGAAGACTTTGCTGCAA ATTCCTCCCCCAAAACCTCCACCACCGGAGATGCACTTTATACCGAACCCAAGCAACACTGAGTTTGTGTACTTACTTGGACTGGAGTATGTAGTGGACTATTTGACAAAGGACAAGAAGCAAAACCCTCCCCAGCAGCCGTACCGTTGCGCCCAGTGCAAGATCGATTTCACCCCCGTCTGGAAATGGGATAAACAGGGTAAAAGAGGAAATCCCACTTTTCAGAACAGTCCAG GAGGAAAAGATCTCAAAGTTATCTGTGAACAATGTGTTACTAGCAATGTTAAAAAGGCTCTTAAGGCTGAGCACACAAATCGTCTGAAAACTGCTTTCGTAAAGGCCCTCCAGCAGGAGCAAGAAATAGAGGCTAGATTGGCTACTCAAAGCAGTCCGTCGCCGGTGGATATTCGACCGACGCCATCTTCAACTCCGAACCTACGGGAGCAGCGCGAAATGTTGCTcgagcaacagcaacaacaggaACGGCAGCAGGCCCAAGAAAGGCAGCAACAACGAGAACgtgaacagcaacaacaacaggaaaGACAAGCGGCTGCTCAG GCTCAACGCCAAAAAGAGCAGCAAGAACAGCTTCGACAGCAGCAGCTACAGCAACTGCAGCAACAACAGCTTCAGCAACAAATCCAACAGCAGCAATTGCAACAgttgcaacagcagcaacagcaagaaCAACAGCAACGTCATCATCAGCTGCAGCAACAACATGCTCACCTTCAACAGCAGCCATCGAAATCGAAGACACCGACACCGACTCCTAGACCGACACCAACCCCACCGAGCCAGCAGACACCACCGCCGGCTTCAAGCTCACGATCTAGCCGACATAGTGCCACAGCAAATGCAGCCgctgaagcagcagcagctcaaCTGACCGCACTTGCCGGTCTCAGCGGTCTTGGCCAGCTTGGTGCGCTCGGAAATCTTGGAAGCTTGGGAAATACAACGGCTGCAGCGGCTGCCATGCAGGCCTTCCAACAGCAATTATTCAGAG GAATACAACAAGGGCTTTCCACAGGCAATCTAAACAATCTGCAGCATATGATGCAGTTCTCACCACTATTGTATTCATATCAGCTGGCGATGGCTCAAGCAGCAG cCTTATCAGCTGCAGGCAGTAAAAGCGGTAACAGTGCAAGCGGTGCTGGCAGCAGTAACGcgagtgctgctgctgctgcagcctcTCTCGCGGATATGCAACGCGCGATGGAGCTGCAGCGTCAGTATCTGGAAATGTTACCCCAGAGTGGACCTGGGTCGAGCAACAACCGCCAGTCGAACTGGAAGTCCTAA
- the LOC128734542 gene encoding transcriptional repressor p66-beta isoform X2, whose amino-acid sequence MERMEVDDTVVDLSVASGRDSLTITPATARDLRALTQNSGLTITPALPPATSTSSVSGSTSPIPGRRVLRPRTEPKSYAEVPDIVLLPAKVNGRSYNGAAAAALSESEDDDMPPVFPIKELTAAEIWERERGLRKLREELRSEETKLVLLKKLKQSQQVMMKENLIVTPSNPNMNNPLAAIPASLTKGSLSVTPTNAVPLPAHSKSSKAVTATPVNRGSPINITPVTKPPQRQPSLPGGATLTPSTPGQRHSIGLPRAGSNLTITPSVTITPTNAPSNSIKQRNLSGNSNISCNNLMDTNLKVQSGQISNSVSITPAPPIPAQISCTTVEPISLKRDREINRDDSQTQAQRQAAAKLALRKQLEKTLLQIPPPKPPPPEMHFIPNPSNTEFVYLLGLEYVVDYLTKDKKQNPPQQPYRCAQCKIDFTPVWKWDKQGGKDLKVICEQCVTSNVKKALKAEHTNRLKTAFVKALQQEQEIEARLATQSSPSPVDIRPTPSSTPNLREQREMLLEQQQQQERQQAQERQQQREREQQQQQERQAAAQAQRQKEQQEQLRQQQLQQLQQQQLQQQIQQQQLQQLQQQQQQEQQQRHHQLQQQHAHLQQQPSKSKTPTPTPRPTPTPPSQQTPPPASSSRSSRHSATANAAAEAAAAQLTALAGLSGLGQLGALGNLGSLGNTTAAAAAMQAFQQQLFRGIQQGLSTGNLNNLQHMMQFSPLLYSYQLAMAQAAALSAAGSKSGNSASGAGSSNASAAAAAASLADMQRAMELQRQYLEMLPQSGPGSSNNRQSNWKS is encoded by the exons ATGGAACGGATGGAGGTTGACGATACTGTTGTGGACCTCAGTGTCGCTTCCGGCCGTGATTCTCTCACTATAACTCCGGCTACTGCTCGTGATTTGCGTGCTCTCACTCAAAATTCCGGTTTAACTATAACTCCCGCATTGCCTCCTGCTACTTCGACTTCATCGGTATCCGGAAGTACATCGCCAATTCCGGGACGGCGCGTACTACGACCCCGCACCGAGCCGAAATCATACGCCGAGGTTCCAGATATAGTACTTCTGCCCGCAAAAGTTAACGGGCGTTCTTACAATGGTGCTGCCGCAGCTGCTTTATCTGAATCGGAGGATGACGATATGCCACCGGTTTTTCCAATCAAGGAGCTCACGGCGGCCGAAATCTGGGAACGGGAACGAGGGCTGCGGAAACTTCGGGAAGAGTTACGCAGTGAGGAAACTAAGTTGGTGCTACTGAAAAAGCTAAAGCAATCTCAACAGGTCATGATGAAGGAAAATTTAATTGTAACGCCCAGCAATCCTAACATGAACAATCCATTAGCCGCAATTCCGGCTTCACTAACTAAAGGCTCGCTTAGTGTAACGCCAACGAACGCAGTTCCTTTACCGGCTCATTCAAAATCTTCCAAAGCTGTTACGGCAACTCCCGTAAA tCGCGGCTCACCGATCAATATTACTCCAGTAACAAAGCCACCACAACGACAGCCATCCCTACCAGGAGGAGCTACTCTTACACCGAGTACTCCAGGTCAACGTCATTCTATTGGATTACCCAGGGCAGGATCCAATCTAACTATAACACCGTCGGTCACCATCACTCCAACAAATGCCCCTTCCAATAGTATTAAGCAGCGTAAT CTATCCGGTAATAGCAACATCAGCTGTAATAACCTAATGGATACTAATTTGAAGGTACAGTCCGGCCAGATCAGCAATTCAGTATCCATCACACCGGCACCACCGATTCCTGCACAAATAAGCTGCACTACGGTGGAACCGATTTCGCTGAAA CGCGATCGTGAAATCAATAGAGATGACTCACAGACACAAGCTCAAAGACAGGCTGCCGCAAAATTGGCACTCAGGAAGCAGCTGGAGAAGACTTTGCTGCAA ATTCCTCCCCCAAAACCTCCACCACCGGAGATGCACTTTATACCGAACCCAAGCAACACTGAGTTTGTGTACTTACTTGGACTGGAGTATGTAGTGGACTATTTGACAAAGGACAAGAAGCAAAACCCTCCCCAGCAGCCGTACCGTTGCGCCCAGTGCAAGATCGATTTCACCCCCGTCTGGAAATGGGATAAACAGG GAGGAAAAGATCTCAAAGTTATCTGTGAACAATGTGTTACTAGCAATGTTAAAAAGGCTCTTAAGGCTGAGCACACAAATCGTCTGAAAACTGCTTTCGTAAAGGCCCTCCAGCAGGAGCAAGAAATAGAGGCTAGATTGGCTACTCAAAGCAGTCCGTCGCCGGTGGATATTCGACCGACGCCATCTTCAACTCCGAACCTACGGGAGCAGCGCGAAATGTTGCTcgagcaacagcaacaacaggaACGGCAGCAGGCCCAAGAAAGGCAGCAACAACGAGAACgtgaacagcaacaacaacaggaaaGACAAGCGGCTGCTCAG GCTCAACGCCAAAAAGAGCAGCAAGAACAGCTTCGACAGCAGCAGCTACAGCAACTGCAGCAACAACAGCTTCAGCAACAAATCCAACAGCAGCAATTGCAACAgttgcaacagcagcaacagcaagaaCAACAGCAACGTCATCATCAGCTGCAGCAACAACATGCTCACCTTCAACAGCAGCCATCGAAATCGAAGACACCGACACCGACTCCTAGACCGACACCAACCCCACCGAGCCAGCAGACACCACCGCCGGCTTCAAGCTCACGATCTAGCCGACATAGTGCCACAGCAAATGCAGCCgctgaagcagcagcagctcaaCTGACCGCACTTGCCGGTCTCAGCGGTCTTGGCCAGCTTGGTGCGCTCGGAAATCTTGGAAGCTTGGGAAATACAACGGCTGCAGCGGCTGCCATGCAGGCCTTCCAACAGCAATTATTCAGAG GAATACAACAAGGGCTTTCCACAGGCAATCTAAACAATCTGCAGCATATGATGCAGTTCTCACCACTATTGTATTCATATCAGCTGGCGATGGCTCAAGCAGCAG cCTTATCAGCTGCAGGCAGTAAAAGCGGTAACAGTGCAAGCGGTGCTGGCAGCAGTAACGcgagtgctgctgctgctgcagcctcTCTCGCGGATATGCAACGCGCGATGGAGCTGCAGCGTCAGTATCTGGAAATGTTACCCCAGAGTGGACCTGGGTCGAGCAACAACCGCCAGTCGAACTGGAAGTCCTAA
- the LOC128734542 gene encoding transcriptional repressor p66-beta isoform X4: MERMEVDDTVVDLSVASGRDSLTITPATARDLRALTQNSGLTITPALPPATSTSSVSGSTSPIPGRRVLRPRTEPKSYAEVPDIVLLPAKVNGRSYNGAAAAALSESEDDDMPPVFPIKELTAAEIWERERGLRKLREELRSEETKLVLLKKLKQSQQVMMKENLIVTPSNPNMNNPLAAIPASLTKGSLSVTPTNAVPLPAHSKSSKAVTATPVNRGSPINITPVTKPPQRQPSLPGGATLTPSTPGQRHSIGLPRAGSNLTITPSVTITPTNAPSNSIKQRNSGQISNSVSITPAPPIPAQISCTTVEPISLKRDREINRDDSQTQAQRQAAAKLALRKQLEKTLLQIPPPKPPPPEMHFIPNPSNTEFVYLLGLEYVVDYLTKDKKQNPPQQPYRCAQCKIDFTPVWKWDKQGKRGNPTFQNSPGGKDLKVICEQCVTSNVKKALKAEHTNRLKTAFVKALQQEQEIEARLATQSSPSPVDIRPTPSSTPNLREQREMLLEQQQQQERQQAQERQQQREREQQQQQERQAAAQAQRQKEQQEQLRQQQLQQLQQQQLQQQIQQQQLQQLQQQQQQEQQQRHHQLQQQHAHLQQQPSKSKTPTPTPRPTPTPPSQQTPPPASSSRSSRHSATANAAAEAAAAQLTALAGLSGLGQLGALGNLGSLGNTTAAAAAMQAFQQQLFRGIQQGLSTGNLNNLQHMMQFSPLLYSYQLAMAQAAALSAAGSKSGNSASGAGSSNASAAAAAASLADMQRAMELQRQYLEMLPQSGPGSSNNRQSNWKS; this comes from the exons ATGGAACGGATGGAGGTTGACGATACTGTTGTGGACCTCAGTGTCGCTTCCGGCCGTGATTCTCTCACTATAACTCCGGCTACTGCTCGTGATTTGCGTGCTCTCACTCAAAATTCCGGTTTAACTATAACTCCCGCATTGCCTCCTGCTACTTCGACTTCATCGGTATCCGGAAGTACATCGCCAATTCCGGGACGGCGCGTACTACGACCCCGCACCGAGCCGAAATCATACGCCGAGGTTCCAGATATAGTACTTCTGCCCGCAAAAGTTAACGGGCGTTCTTACAATGGTGCTGCCGCAGCTGCTTTATCTGAATCGGAGGATGACGATATGCCACCGGTTTTTCCAATCAAGGAGCTCACGGCGGCCGAAATCTGGGAACGGGAACGAGGGCTGCGGAAACTTCGGGAAGAGTTACGCAGTGAGGAAACTAAGTTGGTGCTACTGAAAAAGCTAAAGCAATCTCAACAGGTCATGATGAAGGAAAATTTAATTGTAACGCCCAGCAATCCTAACATGAACAATCCATTAGCCGCAATTCCGGCTTCACTAACTAAAGGCTCGCTTAGTGTAACGCCAACGAACGCAGTTCCTTTACCGGCTCATTCAAAATCTTCCAAAGCTGTTACGGCAACTCCCGTAAA tCGCGGCTCACCGATCAATATTACTCCAGTAACAAAGCCACCACAACGACAGCCATCCCTACCAGGAGGAGCTACTCTTACACCGAGTACTCCAGGTCAACGTCATTCTATTGGATTACCCAGGGCAGGATCCAATCTAACTATAACACCGTCGGTCACCATCACTCCAACAAATGCCCCTTCCAATAGTATTAAGCAGCGTAAT TCCGGCCAGATCAGCAATTCAGTATCCATCACACCGGCACCACCGATTCCTGCACAAATAAGCTGCACTACGGTGGAACCGATTTCGCTGAAA CGCGATCGTGAAATCAATAGAGATGACTCACAGACACAAGCTCAAAGACAGGCTGCCGCAAAATTGGCACTCAGGAAGCAGCTGGAGAAGACTTTGCTGCAA ATTCCTCCCCCAAAACCTCCACCACCGGAGATGCACTTTATACCGAACCCAAGCAACACTGAGTTTGTGTACTTACTTGGACTGGAGTATGTAGTGGACTATTTGACAAAGGACAAGAAGCAAAACCCTCCCCAGCAGCCGTACCGTTGCGCCCAGTGCAAGATCGATTTCACCCCCGTCTGGAAATGGGATAAACAGGGTAAAAGAGGAAATCCCACTTTTCAGAACAGTCCAG GAGGAAAAGATCTCAAAGTTATCTGTGAACAATGTGTTACTAGCAATGTTAAAAAGGCTCTTAAGGCTGAGCACACAAATCGTCTGAAAACTGCTTTCGTAAAGGCCCTCCAGCAGGAGCAAGAAATAGAGGCTAGATTGGCTACTCAAAGCAGTCCGTCGCCGGTGGATATTCGACCGACGCCATCTTCAACTCCGAACCTACGGGAGCAGCGCGAAATGTTGCTcgagcaacagcaacaacaggaACGGCAGCAGGCCCAAGAAAGGCAGCAACAACGAGAACgtgaacagcaacaacaacaggaaaGACAAGCGGCTGCTCAG GCTCAACGCCAAAAAGAGCAGCAAGAACAGCTTCGACAGCAGCAGCTACAGCAACTGCAGCAACAACAGCTTCAGCAACAAATCCAACAGCAGCAATTGCAACAgttgcaacagcagcaacagcaagaaCAACAGCAACGTCATCATCAGCTGCAGCAACAACATGCTCACCTTCAACAGCAGCCATCGAAATCGAAGACACCGACACCGACTCCTAGACCGACACCAACCCCACCGAGCCAGCAGACACCACCGCCGGCTTCAAGCTCACGATCTAGCCGACATAGTGCCACAGCAAATGCAGCCgctgaagcagcagcagctcaaCTGACCGCACTTGCCGGTCTCAGCGGTCTTGGCCAGCTTGGTGCGCTCGGAAATCTTGGAAGCTTGGGAAATACAACGGCTGCAGCGGCTGCCATGCAGGCCTTCCAACAGCAATTATTCAGAG GAATACAACAAGGGCTTTCCACAGGCAATCTAAACAATCTGCAGCATATGATGCAGTTCTCACCACTATTGTATTCATATCAGCTGGCGATGGCTCAAGCAGCAG cCTTATCAGCTGCAGGCAGTAAAAGCGGTAACAGTGCAAGCGGTGCTGGCAGCAGTAACGcgagtgctgctgctgctgcagcctcTCTCGCGGATATGCAACGCGCGATGGAGCTGCAGCGTCAGTATCTGGAAATGTTACCCCAGAGTGGACCTGGGTCGAGCAACAACCGCCAGTCGAACTGGAAGTCCTAA
- the LOC128734542 gene encoding transcriptional repressor p66-alpha isoform X1: MERMEVDDTVVDLSVASGRDSLTITPATARDLRALTQNSGLTITPALPPATSTSSVSGSTSPIPGRRVLRPRTEPKSYAEVPDIVLLPAKVNGRSYNGAAAAALSESEDDDMPPVFPIKELTAAEIWERERGLRKLREELRSEETKLVLLKKLKQSQQVMMKENLIVTPSNPNMNNPLAAIPASLTKGSLSVTPTNAVPLPAHSKSSKAVTATPVNRGSPINITPVTKPPQRQPSLPGGATLTPSTPGQRHSIGLPRAGSNLTITPSVTITPTNAPSNSIKQRNLSGNSNISCNNLMDTNLKVQSGQISNSVSITPAPPIPAQISCTTVEPISLKRDREINRDDSQTQAQRQAAAKLALRKQLEKTLLQIPPPKPPPPEMHFIPNPSNTEFVYLLGLEYVVDYLTKDKKQNPPQQPYRCAQCKIDFTPVWKWDKQGKRGNPTFQNSPGGKDLKVICEQCVTSNVKKALKAEHTNRLKTAFVKALQQEQEIEARLATQSSPSPVDIRPTPSSTPNLREQREMLLEQQQQQERQQAQERQQQREREQQQQQERQAAAQAQRQKEQQEQLRQQQLQQLQQQQLQQQIQQQQLQQLQQQQQQEQQQRHHQLQQQHAHLQQQPSKSKTPTPTPRPTPTPPSQQTPPPASSSRSSRHSATANAAAEAAAAQLTALAGLSGLGQLGALGNLGSLGNTTAAAAAMQAFQQQLFRGIQQGLSTGNLNNLQHMMQFSPLLYSYQLAMAQAAALSAAGSKSGNSASGAGSSNASAAAAAASLADMQRAMELQRQYLEMLPQSGPGSSNNRQSNWKS, from the exons ATGGAACGGATGGAGGTTGACGATACTGTTGTGGACCTCAGTGTCGCTTCCGGCCGTGATTCTCTCACTATAACTCCGGCTACTGCTCGTGATTTGCGTGCTCTCACTCAAAATTCCGGTTTAACTATAACTCCCGCATTGCCTCCTGCTACTTCGACTTCATCGGTATCCGGAAGTACATCGCCAATTCCGGGACGGCGCGTACTACGACCCCGCACCGAGCCGAAATCATACGCCGAGGTTCCAGATATAGTACTTCTGCCCGCAAAAGTTAACGGGCGTTCTTACAATGGTGCTGCCGCAGCTGCTTTATCTGAATCGGAGGATGACGATATGCCACCGGTTTTTCCAATCAAGGAGCTCACGGCGGCCGAAATCTGGGAACGGGAACGAGGGCTGCGGAAACTTCGGGAAGAGTTACGCAGTGAGGAAACTAAGTTGGTGCTACTGAAAAAGCTAAAGCAATCTCAACAGGTCATGATGAAGGAAAATTTAATTGTAACGCCCAGCAATCCTAACATGAACAATCCATTAGCCGCAATTCCGGCTTCACTAACTAAAGGCTCGCTTAGTGTAACGCCAACGAACGCAGTTCCTTTACCGGCTCATTCAAAATCTTCCAAAGCTGTTACGGCAACTCCCGTAAA tCGCGGCTCACCGATCAATATTACTCCAGTAACAAAGCCACCACAACGACAGCCATCCCTACCAGGAGGAGCTACTCTTACACCGAGTACTCCAGGTCAACGTCATTCTATTGGATTACCCAGGGCAGGATCCAATCTAACTATAACACCGTCGGTCACCATCACTCCAACAAATGCCCCTTCCAATAGTATTAAGCAGCGTAAT CTATCCGGTAATAGCAACATCAGCTGTAATAACCTAATGGATACTAATTTGAAGGTACAGTCCGGCCAGATCAGCAATTCAGTATCCATCACACCGGCACCACCGATTCCTGCACAAATAAGCTGCACTACGGTGGAACCGATTTCGCTGAAA CGCGATCGTGAAATCAATAGAGATGACTCACAGACACAAGCTCAAAGACAGGCTGCCGCAAAATTGGCACTCAGGAAGCAGCTGGAGAAGACTTTGCTGCAA ATTCCTCCCCCAAAACCTCCACCACCGGAGATGCACTTTATACCGAACCCAAGCAACACTGAGTTTGTGTACTTACTTGGACTGGAGTATGTAGTGGACTATTTGACAAAGGACAAGAAGCAAAACCCTCCCCAGCAGCCGTACCGTTGCGCCCAGTGCAAGATCGATTTCACCCCCGTCTGGAAATGGGATAAACAGGGTAAAAGAGGAAATCCCACTTTTCAGAACAGTCCAG GAGGAAAAGATCTCAAAGTTATCTGTGAACAATGTGTTACTAGCAATGTTAAAAAGGCTCTTAAGGCTGAGCACACAAATCGTCTGAAAACTGCTTTCGTAAAGGCCCTCCAGCAGGAGCAAGAAATAGAGGCTAGATTGGCTACTCAAAGCAGTCCGTCGCCGGTGGATATTCGACCGACGCCATCTTCAACTCCGAACCTACGGGAGCAGCGCGAAATGTTGCTcgagcaacagcaacaacaggaACGGCAGCAGGCCCAAGAAAGGCAGCAACAACGAGAACgtgaacagcaacaacaacaggaaaGACAAGCGGCTGCTCAG GCTCAACGCCAAAAAGAGCAGCAAGAACAGCTTCGACAGCAGCAGCTACAGCAACTGCAGCAACAACAGCTTCAGCAACAAATCCAACAGCAGCAATTGCAACAgttgcaacagcagcaacagcaagaaCAACAGCAACGTCATCATCAGCTGCAGCAACAACATGCTCACCTTCAACAGCAGCCATCGAAATCGAAGACACCGACACCGACTCCTAGACCGACACCAACCCCACCGAGCCAGCAGACACCACCGCCGGCTTCAAGCTCACGATCTAGCCGACATAGTGCCACAGCAAATGCAGCCgctgaagcagcagcagctcaaCTGACCGCACTTGCCGGTCTCAGCGGTCTTGGCCAGCTTGGTGCGCTCGGAAATCTTGGAAGCTTGGGAAATACAACGGCTGCAGCGGCTGCCATGCAGGCCTTCCAACAGCAATTATTCAGAG GAATACAACAAGGGCTTTCCACAGGCAATCTAAACAATCTGCAGCATATGATGCAGTTCTCACCACTATTGTATTCATATCAGCTGGCGATGGCTCAAGCAGCAG cCTTATCAGCTGCAGGCAGTAAAAGCGGTAACAGTGCAAGCGGTGCTGGCAGCAGTAACGcgagtgctgctgctgctgcagcctcTCTCGCGGATATGCAACGCGCGATGGAGCTGCAGCGTCAGTATCTGGAAATGTTACCCCAGAGTGGACCTGGGTCGAGCAACAACCGCCAGTCGAACTGGAAGTCCTAA
- the LOC128736922 gene encoding NADH dehydrogenase [ubiquinone] 1 alpha subcomplex subunit 5 — MSGAIKKATGLTGLAVAQNPHHTLTALYNKILRAVAKMPEDAAYRRYTEQLVSERAKIVSTIPNVREVEQKINGGQVEELIIQAENELHLARKMLGWKPWDPLVKQAPATQWAWPPAKIHELK, encoded by the exons ATGTCTGGTGCTATAAAAAAG GCAACCGGGTTAACCGGACTTGCTGTGGCTCAGAACCCACATCACACCCTAACTGCTTTGTACAACAAAATCCTTCGTGCCGTTGCCAAAATGCCAGAAGATGCAGCCTATCGACGCTATACGGAACAACTTGTATCGGAGAGAGCAAAGATTGTTTCTACG ATTCCCAACGTCCGTGAAGTGGAGCAAAAAATAAATGGTGGACAAGTAGAAGAACTCATCATTCAGGCAGAGAATGAACTCCACTTGGCACGCAAGATGCTCGGCTGGAAACCATGGGACCCTCTAGTTAAGCAAGCACCAGCGACGCAATGGGCCTGGCCGCCAGCAAAGATACACGAACTTAAGTAA
- the LOC128737305 gene encoding tax1-binding protein 3 homolog translates to MAKMAFQHQAGTAMECLSIPITLHKEKDVDEEGREVLKCGFKIGGGIDQDFKKSPQGYTDYGIYVTEVHEGSPAARSGLRMHDKILQCNGYDFTMVTHKKAVSYIRKNPVLNLLVARKGVTST, encoded by the exons ATGGCAAAAATGGCGTTTCAACACCAAGCGGGTACCGCGATGGAGTGCCTAAGC ATCCCTATAACATTGCACAAAGAGAAAGATGTGGATGAGGAAGGTCGAGAGGTTCTTAAATGCGGCTTCAAAATCGGAGGTGGAATAGATCAGGACTTCAAAAAGAGTCCTCAAGGCTATACGGATTAT GGAATTTACGTAACGGAGGTTCATGAGGGTAGTCCTGCCGCCAGGTCGGGCCTGCGGATGCATGATAAGATTTTACAGTGCAACGGATATGATTTCACTATGGTCACGCATAAGAAAGCAGTAAGCTATATTAGGAAAAATCCTGTGCTAAATTTGTTAGTCGCACGCAAAGGAGTTACCTCTActtaa